A stretch of the Salvelinus fontinalis isolate EN_2023a chromosome 22, ASM2944872v1, whole genome shotgun sequence genome encodes the following:
- the LOC129819994 gene encoding biogenesis of lysosome-related organelles complex 1 subunit 4-like, which produces MENRVDVLSPLEESSAEVSRDSGIVSQSVSSLSMLSEALSNGTVSQSPSFDAAVLRSPSFNSEEPDTDPDHNEEDEILRHTALSYSSYIRDTAEDEILGLEKSLEEMLTRVDEFVGMLDMIRNDTSQIVNENLPQIHRKSEEMRQIYRKIDKLDVFVKMVGANVNVMEEHVTQAEKEQGTLPGAFRKIFRTISVPSFLHKPASPRRQQHQELPPVLRTDDYFTPHPGH; this is translated from the exons ATGGAAAATAGGGTAGATGTTCTCTCCCCGCTGGAGGAGTCCAGTGCCGAGGTGAGTCGGGACAGTGGCATCGTGTCGCAGAGTGTGAGCAGTTTATCTATGTTGAGCGAGGCCCTAAGCAACGGTACCGTGTCGCAAAGCCCCAGCTTCGACGCAGCAGTCTTGCGGAGTCCGAGCTTCAACTCCGAGGAACCCGACACGGACCCAGACCACAACGAGGAGGATGAGATACTGAGACACACTGCCCTCAGTTACTCCTCTTACATCAGAGATACAGCTGAAGACGAG ATCCTGGGTTTGGAGAAAAGTCTGGAGGAAATGCTTACTAGGGTGGATGAATTTGTTGGAATGCTTGACATG ATCCGCAACGACACATCACAGATTGTCAACGAGAACCTACCTCAAATACATAGAAAATCAGAAGAGATGAGACAAATATACAGAAAGATTGACAAGTTGGAT GTGTTTGTGAAGATGGTGGGTGCCAATGTGAATGTCATGGAGGAGCATGTCACTCAGGCAGAGAAGGAACAAGGAACCCTGCCGGGCGCCTTCAGAAAGATCTTCCGTACCATTAGTGTCCCGAGCTTTCTACAT AAACCAGCCAGCCCCAGAAGGCAGCAGCATCAGGAGCTTCCCCCAGTGTTGAGAACAGATGATTATTTCACCCCACACCCAGGACACTGA